A single region of the Peromyscus eremicus chromosome 16_21, PerEre_H2_v1, whole genome shotgun sequence genome encodes:
- the Pknox1 gene encoding homeobox protein PKNOX1, whose translation MMATQTLSIDSYQDGQQMQVVTELKTEQDPNCSDPDAEGVSPPPMESQTPMDADKQAIYRHPLFPLLALLFEKCEQSTQGSEGTTSASFDVDIENFVRKQEKDGKPFFCEDPETDNLLQLQLNQDLSILHQEDGSSKNKRGVLPKHATNVMRSWLFQHIGHPYPTEDEKKQIAAQTNLTLLQVNNWFINARRRILQPMLDSSCSETPKTKKKPAQNRPVQRFWPDSLASGVTQATPSELAMSEGAVVTITTPVNMNVDSLQSLSSDGATLAVQQVMMAGQSEDESVDSTEDDSGALAPTHIGGLVLENSDSLQ comes from the exons ATGCAGGTGGTAACGGAGTTAAAAACAGAGCAAGATCCCAACTGCTCTGACCCGGATGCAGAAGGAGTGAGTCCTCCTCCCATGGAGTCTCAAACCCCAATGGATGCCGACAAGCAGGCCATTTATAG GCATCCGCTATTTCCATTACtagctttgttgtttgagaaatGTGAGCAGTCCACGCAGGGCTCTGAAGGCACAACGTCTGCCAGCTTTGATGTGGACATTGAGAACTTTGTCaggaagcaggagaaggatgGGAAGCCCTTCTTCTGTGAAGATCCGGAAACTGACAATTTA CTTCAATTGCAGTTGAATCAAGATCTCAGCATCTTGCATCAAGAAGATGGCTCCTCCAAGAACAAGAGAGGCGTCCTTCCGAAGCATGCCACCAATGTGATGCGGTCCTGGCTCTTTCAGCACATCGGG CATCCCTACCCAACGGAGGATGAGAAAAAGCAGATTGCTGCTCAGACAAATCTGACACTGCTTCAAGTCAACAACTG GTTCATCAATGCCCGGAGACGGATTCTCCAGCCAATGTTGGATTCCAGCTGTTCAGAGACTCCGAAGACGAAGAAAAAGCCTGCTCAGAACAGGCCAGTTCAGAGGTTTTGGCCAGATTCCCTTGCATCAGGGGTGAcacaagccacacccagtgagctCGCCATGTCAGAAG GTGCCGTTGTGACCATCACCACACCTGTAAACATGAACGTGGACAGCCTTCAGTCCCTGTCCTCAGACGGGGCCACCTTGGCTGTACAGCAGGTCATGATGGCGGGGCAGAGTGAAGACGAGTCGGTGGACAGCACAGAAGATGACAGTGGTGCCCTGGCGCCCACGCACATCGGCGGGCTGGTGCTGGAGAACAGCGACTCTCTGCAGTAG